Proteins co-encoded in one Streptococcus parauberis NCFD 2020 genomic window:
- a CDS encoding FAD-dependent oxidoreductase — translation MAKKIVIIGGVAGGATAATRLRRLNEEDQIILIEKGEYISFANCGLPYHIGGTIEDRENLILQTVDGMSSQYGIDIRNFSEVLSIDTNAKTVSIFNHITHEEYDETYDDLIISTGAKAIKPSIPGLEDAKNVFTLRNIPDMDLIKAYIADNDVKSATVIGGGFIGLEMMENLVELGLSVNLVEMAPQVMPNIDFEMAQQLHAQINMHGINLILNDGLNKIVDHGNLLLLNSGKTLPTDLTILSIGVVPENTLAKAAGLELGVKGAIKVTPQMQTSAEHVYAIGDVIEVTDTVSGLETNIPLAWPANRQGRLVADVINGINAQYPGTQGTSVAKIFELTAASTGNSERQLINSDIAHEVIHIHPNSHAGYYPGASPIAMKLLFGQDGRVLGAQAVGTEGVEKRIDVIATAMKFGAKANQLAEIELAYAPPYSSAKDPVNMLGYVADNMMAGKVSTFQWSEIKALKEAGAFFLDVREDFELATGLIEGSLQIPLNQLRHRLAELPKDQMIYVYCQVGQRGYNAVRILAAAGFQVKNLDGGYKTYKNSNYQLKEIVLSPEAMEEAFVVPKTKSEDEMIHLDACGLQCPGPILKVKKTMDSMQDGQQLRVVASDFGFSADIENWANNTGNKVINNKIENNNVVATLQKGSGQVAPNEVLLQKEGVLQETKNGATMVVFSGEFDKAIASMIIASGAASFGKSVTIFFTFWGLSILKKNNIQKKGMAKLFDMMLPSSADKLPLSKMNMGGAGQKMIKTIMKDKNVDALPDMIQQAHELGVKFVACTMSMDLMGIEKEELFDFVEYGGVATFIGDSENANMQLFI, via the coding sequence ATGGCTAAAAAAATTGTTATTATTGGAGGAGTAGCTGGTGGAGCGACTGCGGCAACTCGACTTCGTCGTCTTAACGAGGAAGATCAGATTATACTAATTGAGAAGGGTGAATACATTTCATTTGCCAATTGTGGTTTACCATATCATATAGGTGGAACCATAGAGGACAGAGAAAATCTAATTTTACAAACAGTTGATGGAATGAGCAGTCAATATGGTATTGATATTCGCAACTTTTCGGAGGTTCTTTCAATTGATACGAATGCTAAGACCGTTTCAATTTTTAATCATATAACACATGAAGAATACGACGAAACCTATGATGATTTAATAATCTCTACAGGAGCAAAAGCAATTAAGCCCTCTATTCCTGGTTTAGAAGATGCAAAAAATGTCTTTACACTGAGAAATATTCCTGATATGGACTTAATAAAAGCCTATATTGCTGATAATGATGTTAAAAGTGCAACAGTTATTGGTGGTGGTTTTATTGGCTTGGAAATGATGGAAAATCTTGTTGAACTAGGACTTTCTGTCAATCTAGTCGAAATGGCTCCACAAGTCATGCCTAATATTGACTTTGAGATGGCACAGCAATTGCATGCGCAAATTAATATGCATGGCATAAATTTAATTTTAAACGACGGATTAAATAAAATTGTAGATCATGGAAACCTCTTACTTTTAAATAGTGGTAAAACACTGCCTACAGATTTGACAATCTTATCTATCGGCGTGGTCCCAGAAAATACTTTAGCTAAAGCAGCTGGCTTGGAACTTGGTGTTAAAGGTGCCATAAAAGTTACACCTCAAATGCAGACATCAGCTGAACATGTTTATGCCATTGGTGATGTTATTGAAGTGACAGATACTGTTTCTGGTCTAGAGACTAATATACCTTTAGCATGGCCAGCTAATCGTCAAGGGCGATTGGTTGCAGATGTTATCAATGGAATAAACGCCCAATATCCAGGCACACAAGGAACCTCTGTGGCTAAAATATTTGAACTAACAGCAGCGTCAACTGGGAACAGTGAACGACAACTGATAAATTCTGACATTGCTCATGAAGTGATTCATATTCATCCAAACTCACATGCGGGGTATTACCCAGGAGCTTCACCAATTGCCATGAAGTTACTTTTTGGCCAAGATGGAAGAGTCTTGGGCGCGCAAGCGGTTGGGACAGAAGGCGTTGAAAAACGAATTGATGTTATTGCGACTGCTATGAAGTTTGGTGCAAAAGCCAACCAATTGGCAGAAATCGAGCTGGCTTATGCCCCACCATACTCTTCAGCCAAAGATCCCGTCAATATGTTGGGATATGTAGCAGATAATATGATGGCCGGCAAGGTGTCAACATTCCAATGGTCAGAAATCAAAGCTTTAAAAGAAGCAGGAGCCTTTTTCTTAGATGTACGTGAAGATTTTGAATTAGCTACTGGCTTAATTGAAGGCAGTCTTCAAATTCCTTTGAATCAGCTACGTCATCGTCTTGCGGAATTACCTAAGGATCAAATGATTTATGTCTACTGTCAAGTTGGACAACGTGGGTATAATGCAGTAAGAATTTTAGCTGCCGCTGGCTTCCAAGTCAAGAACCTAGATGGAGGATATAAGACCTACAAGAATTCAAACTACCAGTTAAAAGAAATCGTATTAAGTCCTGAAGCCATGGAAGAAGCTTTTGTTGTACCAAAGACTAAATCAGAAGATGAGATGATTCATTTAGATGCATGTGGTTTGCAATGTCCTGGTCCGATCTTGAAAGTTAAGAAAACCATGGATAGTATGCAAGATGGTCAACAATTACGTGTTGTAGCTAGTGATTTTGGCTTCTCTGCTGATATTGAGAATTGGGCTAACAATACTGGTAACAAAGTTATAAATAATAAGATAGAAAACAATAATGTAGTTGCTACTTTGCAAAAGGGAAGTGGTCAAGTAGCACCAAATGAAGTCTTGCTCCAAAAAGAAGGAGTTTTGCAAGAAACTAAAAACGGGGCAACAATGGTTGTCTTTAGTGGTGAGTTTGATAAAGCAATTGCTTCAATGATTATTGCTTCAGGAGCTGCTTCTTTCGGCAAGTCTGTTACTATTTTCTTCACCTTTTGGGGTTTATCAATTCTTAAAAAGAACAACATCCAGAAAAAAGGAATGGCAAAATTATTTGACATGATGTTGCCGTCAAGTGCTGATAAATTACCTCTCTCTAAAATGAATATGGGTGGCGCTGGTCAAAAAATGATTAAGACCATCATGAAAGATAAAAATGTTGATGCCTTACCAGATATGATTCAACAAGCACATGAACTTGGTGTCAAATTTGTGGCTTGTACCATGTCAATGGATTTGATGGGAATTGAAAAAGAGGAATTATTTGATTTTGTTGAATATGGTGGGGTCGCAACTTTTATTGGTGACTCTGAAAATGCTAATATGCAACTTTTTATTTAA
- a CDS encoding SH3 domain-containing protein, translated as MKNPFLNQVSRFSIRKYSYGVASVMIGASIMLTNPVFADQINTSQSTTEGLIQTTNQEKEIAENTAITNTAITNTVSTTSNNSQIQVDQLETKAQENINEQVSDSIINVNSTDVKPPQSVELIQPTQVTNPQTIVADVPTQKSVTSGEIITNQGIYIYPENMAVRNEAKLVAPIVFYGQKGEKINYHQLINADNTQWLVYKSFSGTLRYVALPNKNVTPKPDATKPADAKDKKIENENIDKTNTLPASGTYTFTNEVAVKNQPKLSATTEFVFSAGESVSYDKVLVADNINWLSYLSFSGTRRYVQLDKVDVTTTPDKKPEPTKPTPEVTKVTLPASGTYTFTKEVVVKNQPKLAAPIEFEFKQGETINYDKVLVSDNTSWLSYLSYSGTRRYIQLDQVVVAPTPDKPTKPSPKPTDTNIYPKGRLEYHLQNNGDFTIKVSEVNNNLAIKEVKIPVWSEEKGQDDLVWYTAKKQNDGTYSLTVKLSNHKNMTGLYHVDLYYKTDAGNLLSVLKTKLEVPKNVVVTPSTPAKPTKPDLPVANTSGTIVLTKDLEVRSQPSLSSKPVASYKVGMSVNYDRTLEAEGYRWISYVSFSGVRRYLAISKL; from the coding sequence ATGAAAAATCCATTTTTAAATCAAGTTAGTCGTTTTTCAATCAGAAAATATAGTTATGGGGTAGCTTCGGTTATGATTGGAGCAAGTATCATGTTGACTAATCCAGTTTTTGCGGATCAAATCAATACCAGTCAGTCTACAACCGAAGGTTTGATTCAAACAACAAACCAAGAAAAAGAAATTGCTGAAAATACAGCAATTACTAATACAGCAATTACTAATACAGTAAGTACAACTAGCAATAATAGTCAGATTCAAGTAGACCAATTAGAAACTAAAGCTCAAGAGAATATTAATGAACAAGTATCTGATTCAATTATTAATGTAAATTCGACTGATGTTAAACCGCCGCAATCAGTAGAACTAATTCAACCAACACAAGTAACAAATCCTCAAACTATTGTAGCAGATGTTCCAACACAAAAATCGGTTACAAGTGGTGAAATTATTACTAACCAAGGAATTTATATTTACCCTGAAAATATGGCTGTCAGAAATGAAGCCAAACTTGTTGCACCAATTGTATTTTATGGGCAAAAAGGTGAAAAAATTAATTATCACCAATTGATTAATGCTGATAATACGCAATGGTTAGTTTATAAATCATTTAGTGGTACCCTTCGTTATGTTGCATTACCAAATAAGAATGTGACACCAAAACCAGATGCTACCAAACCTGCAGACGCTAAAGATAAGAAAATTGAAAACGAAAATATAGACAAAACAAATACCCTACCTGCAAGTGGGACCTATACGTTCACTAATGAAGTTGCAGTCAAAAACCAACCTAAGTTATCAGCAACTACCGAATTTGTTTTTTCAGCAGGCGAAAGTGTAAGCTATGATAAAGTTTTAGTAGCAGATAACATAAATTGGCTTTCTTATCTTTCTTTCAGTGGAACAAGACGTTATGTTCAGTTAGATAAAGTTGATGTTACAACTACACCTGATAAGAAACCAGAGCCTACAAAACCAACTCCAGAAGTGACTAAAGTTACCCTACCTGCAAGTGGGACATATACATTCACAAAAGAAGTTGTAGTCAAAAATCAACCAAAACTTGCTGCTCCAATAGAATTTGAATTTAAGCAAGGCGAAACTATTAATTATGATAAAGTTTTAGTATCAGATAACACGAGTTGGCTTTCTTATCTATCTTATAGTGGAACAAGACGTTACATTCAACTAGATCAAGTAGTAGTCGCGCCAACTCCTGATAAACCAACAAAGCCTAGTCCTAAACCAACTGATACGAATATTTATCCTAAAGGTAGATTAGAATATCATCTCCAAAATAATGGTGATTTCACTATCAAAGTTTCGGAAGTTAATAATAATCTAGCCATAAAGGAAGTGAAAATACCAGTTTGGTCTGAAGAAAAAGGACAAGATGATTTAGTTTGGTATACAGCTAAAAAACAAAATGATGGCACTTACTCATTGACTGTGAAATTGAGTAACCATAAAAATATGACAGGTCTTTACCATGTTGACTTGTATTATAAAACTGATGCTGGTAACCTTCTTTCAGTTTTAAAAACAAAGTTAGAAGTGCCAAAAAATGTGGTTGTGACACCTTCAACACCTGCCAAACCAACTAAACCAGATCTACCAGTAGCAAATACTTCTGGAACAATTGTATTGACAAAAGATTTAGAAGTTAGAAGTCAGCCAAGTTTGTCTTCAAAACCAGTTGCTTCTTACAAAGTAGGAATGTCTGTAAATTATGATCGCACATTAG